From Staphylothermus hellenicus DSM 12710, a single genomic window includes:
- a CDS encoding SDR family oxidoreductase: MFNINGYRVLVTASSRGMGYGIAKVLVREGCRVVINGRNKERLEKSVEKLRNIGSSEVYGVQADLTIREDVERLVDETINYLGGLDALVYVTGPPRPGYSSELSLEDWEYAVNLLIKSALWLTYKALPYLEKSKNPSITYLTSIAVKEPIPNIALSNTLRISIHGLAKTLAKELGPKGIRVNTVLPGYIMTDRVKQLIEDRTRRENKSEEEIIKEITTEIPLRRIGEPEEVGYLVAYLISPYASYINGASIPVDGGRLKSIF; this comes from the coding sequence ATGTTCAATATAAATGGGTATAGAGTTCTCGTAACAGCTTCTTCTAGAGGTATGGGTTACGGTATTGCCAAGGTTCTAGTAAGAGAGGGTTGTAGAGTAGTAATTAATGGACGTAATAAGGAGAGGCTTGAGAAATCTGTTGAAAAGCTTAGAAATATTGGTTCCAGCGAAGTATATGGTGTTCAAGCAGATCTAACTATTAGGGAGGATGTTGAGAGACTCGTTGATGAAACAATTAATTATCTTGGAGGACTAGATGCACTAGTATATGTAACCGGCCCGCCTAGACCAGGTTATTCCTCAGAATTATCCCTTGAAGACTGGGAATACGCTGTCAACTTATTAATTAAGAGCGCATTATGGCTCACCTATAAAGCTCTACCCTACCTTGAAAAATCAAAGAACCCCTCCATAACCTATCTAACCAGTATAGCTGTAAAAGAACCCATACCAAACATAGCATTATCAAACACTCTAAGAATAAGTATTCACGGCCTAGCAAAAACTCTCGCCAAAGAACTTGGACCAAAAGGTATAAGGGTAAACACTGTACTACCAGGATACATCATGACTGATAGAGTAAAACAACTAATAGAAGACCGAACCAGGAGGGAGAATAAAAGCGAAGAAGAAATAATAAAGGAGATAACCACGGAAATACCACTACGCAGAATAGGGGAACCAGAAGAAGTAGGCTACCTAGTAGCATATCTAATCAGCCCATACGCATCATATATTAATGGAGCATCAATACCAGTCGACGGTGGAAGACTAAAAAGCATATTCTAG
- a CDS encoding SPFH domain-containing protein — protein sequence MREVEPSPRVKKAMEEQTSAERERRAAILRADGEKRVAVLKAEGEKTAQILRSEGERMAKILRAEGERLATILRAQGEAQRLRILSLGAASLHSHALTVMSLETLKAMADGKATKIIVPFEVSRLVEALSAYIGKGVREPQIPQVDIEKLVKLIGEPEKILGKIPSYEELSVEVKKAIEEAKKKKLTPTELSREEKELLETLEKEEKT from the coding sequence ATCAGGGAGGTTGAGCCTAGTCCGCGTGTTAAGAAAGCGATGGAGGAGCAAACTAGTGCTGAGCGTGAGCGTAGAGCAGCTATTCTAAGAGCTGATGGTGAGAAGAGGGTTGCAGTACTTAAGGCTGAGGGTGAGAAAACTGCTCAAATACTACGCTCTGAAGGCGAGCGTATGGCTAAGATTCTGAGAGCTGAGGGTGAGAGATTGGCAACTATTCTTAGAGCACAAGGTGAAGCACAAAGACTTAGAATACTGAGTCTTGGAGCAGCCAGTCTACACAGCCACGCATTAACAGTTATGAGCCTAGAAACATTGAAAGCAATGGCTGATGGTAAAGCAACAAAGATCATAGTTCCATTCGAAGTATCCAGACTAGTAGAAGCATTATCAGCATATATAGGGAAAGGAGTTAGAGAACCGCAAATACCACAAGTAGACATAGAAAAACTAGTAAAACTAATAGGGGAACCAGAGAAAATACTGGGAAAAATACCTAGCTACGAAGAATTATCAGTAGAGGTGAAGAAAGCAATAGAAGAAGCAAAAAAGAAAAAACTAACACCAACAGAACTATCAAGAGAAGAAAAAGAACTACTAGAAACACTGGAAAAAGAAGAGAAAACATAA